The sequence taaaattcaaacaagGACGTCCGCAGAAATATAaactgggggggggggggtaaaatcaaaagtattaaTACTTAAGTCATATagacaataaaacaattaatatttaatattaagtggACGTTTCACACGCATGTGTTATCTCCAGctaatatacatacaacatggtaaattattattcaccagtttcaatagtgtgctttatgttttaatattagagtgaattgatctattatcaaacttataggcaagaacattatctgttaagtgaattatgaacattttcaaatatttaataatttcatactcacctaaaaattaaaacatcataAAAAACCTACGagaaaacacagataatgttcttgcctaagagtttgataataggtaaattcactctaatatttaaactaaaagcacactattgaaactgatgaacaaaaatttactatgttgtacgtgtgtaagacggagataaCATATGTGGGCGAGACGTCCTCTTAACTAAAATAGCGAAAGGGGGCCATCTCTCTGCGAGTGCCCTTGAATTCAAATGGTATAATTATACTAACTCTCATGAGAGGTGGCAACTCTATGGATCCAGGTACAAACTTCTCTCGTGGCTTACAATTAGCTAATCGTTCCCACCACAACTGTTCCTCATCTTTGGGTATTAAACGATAATCGGGTTTGTATGAAACACTGTATATTTCAACAGGTTCTTTGTAACGTTTACCCCGGAATATTTTCTCGGCATGAACTATTATTTTCCTTGCTTTGTCTTCCTGTAACAAAGTGCATATCAAGTGATTTTCAGCTGAAAGTTGCGATGATAACTTACTATTTGTGCGGTAGGTTCGACggataaaactttaaaaaagctAGGTTCTTCATATCTATCATAAGAGTTCCTAGTTACCAGACGACCAACACCCGTGGTTCTTAGATTGCCTAAAATTTCCCAGAGCGTCTTTCCATACAAATTTGTGGTTCTGCCAATCAATTTAACAGACATTTtagcacaattattatttaaaaaatgtgctGTATACTTTATAAGTTCTGAAAGTTAAAACCGAACTACTGAAGTCATAACTTTGTAAAAACGTTTTTTCGTAGTAAAATATAGTAGACTGGTGGTGCTAGTACTATCGAGTATCAGAGATTCAgagtatttaaagtatttgaTAGTAGTTGATATACCCAGTGATAAGCCCTGTAAACCGGACGAAATAATAACCGGCGGGAGTTTAACAACTTCTTCTGAAAATGCACTGTTAAGTCGGCTGTTATCATTCCGCTCCGTGTTGCTGCCTAGCCACAGCGTTTTACGTAATTACGtgtttttatttctttcaaCAAGCCGAGTTTAGTCCGCCGCAATTTATCTAGACAGTGCTTTTGCTGACTTCCTAGTAAGTAGTAGTAGCTGCCTAGTACCACTGATATTGTATCCCTTCGAGTGATATTTGTtacgccttttttttttttacgcccCAAAGTGGACAAGCAATGACATTGTGCAACAGGTGTATTTAAACCTCCGAGCTGTTTCCAACGGCCGATGAGGAGGTGGTGATATAATGACACCGTCACTTAGAAGTTGACATTCAGATGGAACGAGATCTTCCGATGATGGCTAAATTGGAAATAAAAAGCAAAGTACGTGATACCGGGAATGATCAGTTAGTTTACAAATGCTACACGTTACATGTTATTTTACAGTTTGACGCCGAGTTCCGTCGTATCTCGTTACCCAAAACAGACGTTGGCACTTATGAACATTTTAGAATTCTCATTGAACGTCTACACAAGTTGATTGAGGTGCCTTTTGTACTGTCATATACGGACCCTAAGGATGGTGATCTATTACCAATCAACAATGACGATAATTTAGGACGAGCGGTTTTAACAGCCAAACCATTATTAAGGATAATCGTACAACGCAAaggtaagatttaaaaaaaattttaaaacatcatgtgtttactttaacttaatatttttaagtattatattatatatattgtatcgtTGAAAATAATTGTGGAAGATTATTAAGATTACTGTGATGGGAAATATTTCTATGATTCCTGTGGTTATAATTTTACTGCAAATATAGggcatatctataatttaattttttaaacattagtcTGTTCATTTGCATTCAtagaacaaataaatttatatatatatttatttatatttatatcttaatgaattatgaatataaattaattaatttaatttaatgttttcctGCTTTGATTTAATGCAAATTACAATCCATGCTAACTTTttaacatagttattttttattaaaattattgcaaaTTTTCTTGGCCTATATTTGAGATAAAGTGTTtcttagataatttttaattaatttaagttttgagaatgtgttttttattacctacagtTACTTACtagtaatgtaaaaatataagtagaaTACCATTAATAAACCTGAAAAactagtaattaaattattattttcaatttttaataatttagttatttcaaaaacaacaagaaaattttaatgaaaaacatacaaaattttaaaaattcatcagCCAAATTTATTACGTTTGTTCTTgtcttgttatttaatattacaccaAAATTTACAAATCTTGTTAATTGTGTGATATCAGAgtcaatacttaaaaataacttgcattttaaaacaataatttctttttgAAAGACAACTGATCttgatttaattcattattaaactttttacttTTCTTGCTTATTTGTTTACATATAAATTCTAGCATCACATTCCATTGTTATACTTTAGAATAAGCTTTATTATCAAAGTTGTCATAGAATTTCTCATTATTTCCCAATGCTGTTTTTATCAAATCAACCAATCTTCAATATTACCTTTATCttctaatgattatatttattgagatcttaaattaattattgacaatattttatacatcaatagaatattaaaaataattgtttcatatctttcaaaatatttctctaAGTATGGAAGCATGTTGTTCATCCATGTTTAGCTCAgtcaatataatgtttaaagatTCCATGATATCTGGGTAAATATGAttaagtttgtatttttttatgacttGATGTACAAATATTGATTACCTAGTGTGAActatagattaatttattatacacattaaaactgattattttgcttatttatttgactttataaacttacatttttagAATACATTTAAAAGATTTACATGAGACAAGacagaatgtaaaataattcttGCATTCTGTAAAGAATAAATtactaaagtaaataataaacagtagAATCCTCTTATTTGGGACACCGCTTAATAGAGACAGATTGGCATAGTCCCGAACAAATGTAtcagtttattagttattcggtTAATCGGAACAGTCTGATAATGGGGACAAATAGGTCACCCCCAATGTGTTccaattaaaaggattctactGTACACGTTCTGACATTAAGTAGAAAACACCTTTAACGATGAAGTCTGTAAAAAATCCCACCTTCATAAGAATTACAAATTAAgaggaaataatttaaatattaatattttaggttatcctttttatgaaatattatgactattttatttttactaatacaatgttttagaaaatattaaacatttttaaatgcaatatcataaatttatataagaatgtgataaaataaaaataaatgtgtactgCCTCAGTACCTACTACAGTATTGTATAATCAAGaaacataaaatgtacaattaatatttactcaAGATGAAATGGTTTGTGAAATTTTTATAGTTGAGGGAACtttgttgaaattttaatttgttttttaatagggcgtttaaaaatactattattagacTTATAgtagttacaatatattatgtgtaattaatttgtttgtaaataaatttgttcattTATTTGTAATCTGTTATTCTATTTCATATGACatctaagaaaatatttttaattaaaaattaaaattaaattttgttaattataaattacaataaatcaatttacCTAATtggtgattatttttattattttgtttaaacatttaattattgaatattttataatattggcattattaattacttaattttcaTATGTGTATCTTAAATCATAgaacaatttatattgttaaaaaataaaaagttgtcTTTTATGATCTATTGATCTACATACTCAGGagtattgtatttcaataaccAAAACATTTCATCTAAATGGTACCCGTATAGCTGTATTCATGCTTTTTAATCTCCATTGTCttagaataaacaataattcatgAGCAAGTAACTTCATTGTTCTGAGAACTATTGAAATAAGTTGGCAGGTGTTGGGGCGGAGTTCTTATTAATTTCTTGTAAAAAATCCAAACACAATgattgttatacaatatttttcatttagcttaaaatacaatatattgagTATGTTGATTGTATTAAGGTTTTTACTTAGAATAAAAGCAAATCTAACTATATCTTATAGGATTATATAGATTgtgtatttgtaataataatacatttattagtaataactccTAACCCTATTAAAACcaaaacacttataaaaagttatctggttatattctatatttttttaaatttttataataactctTGAAAGAATAGAAAATCTAGTATTATATTTCCAAGCCCAAAGTATtggaattaaatgttttttgaatttttaactataaaataattttcaaattatgatttagattaattttaatacttattaaaaaaaaagaaacttgttttaatttttaagcttattaaacttttaataaaaatactatcaatataaattgaaataagactgaaaaagaaaataacaattctaatttcaaatctgtgaatacatacatttataactcacaataaataaacattattttgtcaaaaactagttTCGTgttaaaataactgtttttttttcttgatagtttttacattttttttgtaacagtACTGGAAATTTTTCACTTGATTCATCAGTCATCACAATACTATCTTTATATCCAATTTTCCACTGTAAACACTAAACCATCTTtgacgttaaaaattaaaatattttttctactctataaaataattatgacaaaattaaatacatcattgtataattaatacattgcaGAGCTCAGAATCAAATATTTCTTATCCATAGAATTAAAATCAcctttataaaatgtaccttctttcttagaattttgatataattattagttatcgaTGTTCTGAATTTATGTTTGTAATTAATTGTTAGAacctacatttaatttaatttttagatttttaaatatgtatttaatatgaacataaacaattaatttaatatttttatcattagccataaaagaaatttaatttcattgCAAATAACTTTCTAAATTTTGaattgtgatattttattttattagttgtaaCCAtcagtatattgtaatattcctTTTATGGTTTTAACCACATCAAGAAAAAAGTTGTTAAGTGAAAATAGTGTGTCATTTGCATTTTTATCAGTCTAAGTTATCTGAGGTGAATAttgaatagtaatattatattataccttataatatattatattatgcacaaatTTGTTCCTAGTAAGCTGTTTCTTATGAGTTTAAACAAATGTGTGGGTTTGGCGtctgaataaaaaatgatagttttttttctgatgaatacaaacaattatttttattgtgctcATAATCTCTGTATATAGATATTGTActattgtatgatatattatattagattatgtaaacattattataaacactaaagaaaaattgtatattatttagttttatttattattatttgagctagagattatattaaaatatttatcatctatatacaatatacaatttaaattttgattatttatattatatagtttgtttAATATCATGACTACTATATCAATTTTTACAatcatatttcttttaaaataacattattcttaattattgatgatatcaacttacaaaatatgaaaaatttatattaggtatttattttattcatgtatCTATCCAAGGCGCCGAGAACTGTGTTTGGTATGGCAATGCTCTGTAATTATTTAGCTGTCTGTGAAGAATTTTAATTGATGTGGAACTACGGGTAGTAATTAAGAATAAAGGAAAAACTAACATTTGACAGTTTAGATTCAAGGGAATTTCCCACGGAGAAACTGGTTTTGTTTCCTAGTCATTTGGtggaatgtattttttttccctTATGCAGTGTCATCGGAAATATTGACCGTCGAGAAATACAAACGGAACTTGCCATTACGTATGGTTAGTTTTTTATACGGCGACAGTCTGGGCGTCTGGCGATAATGAACCGTGGTGACTGGTGATCACTGCAGTGAGTCATATACTCATGTCCCAAACACACTGAAACAAGCCTATtgcctttattattatacgatattgtGTTGCATCACATACATTCTGTCTTTTTTCTAACTAATCGCACAAGGATGCTAGGG is a genomic window of Rhopalosiphum padi isolate XX-2018 chromosome 4, ASM2088224v1, whole genome shotgun sequence containing:
- the LOC132928346 gene encoding uncharacterized protein LOC132928346, encoding MSVKLIGRTTNLYGKTLWEILGNLRTTGVGRLVTRNSYDRYEEPSFFKVLSVEPTAQIEDKARKIIVHAEKIFRGKRYKEPVEIYSVSYKPDYRLIPKDEEQLWWERLANCKPREKFVPGSIELPPLMRLVLERDNKDSNIKLPLKIRGGRDNVAQTDTTKIASYSPDFFKNQQSS